A DNA window from Actinokineospora baliensis contains the following coding sequences:
- a CDS encoding GAF domain-containing sensor histidine kinase, with protein sequence MEGDGAITRGLLSGLRLDELLGELHERLGAVMSTRDSLQGLLDAVMAVGAGLELDSTLQRIVQAAVNLVDARYGALGVLGETGGLARFVNVGIDPKQRAMMGHLPEGRGLLGLLIEHPEPIRLSDLTQHPASVGFPPNHPAMGSFLGVPVRIRGEVYGNLYLTEKRGDAEFTADDEAVVSALASAASVAVENARLFERSRERERWLAAAAEVNEGLLRGVSQRESLDLIARRVAELTDADCVLILLEAEELLRVGAATGRLGEWLTDAEVTALGPLIEETTAAEAPRVVADLGVETSGGRVADLLGPCVLVPLTGTGGVLVTARQKGAAPFPADRVPLLGSFAGQAAVALELAEKQRSQRLLDVLADRDRIAQDLHDHVIQRLYATGMSLQGTLRRIDDPEVRARVHRSVEQLDQTVREIRTSIFDLQAVDDPASLRRRMLDAVAEIAADQPVTPSVSMSGAIDTLVPPEVGDHALAALREAVSNAVRHSRANTITVVVSAADDLVVEVIDDGKGIGTTTRRSGLENLTRRARQCQGTCEATPGPDGIGTHLRWRVPLG encoded by the coding sequence GTGGAGGGTGACGGGGCCATCACCCGGGGCCTGCTCTCCGGTCTGCGGCTCGACGAGCTGCTGGGGGAGTTGCACGAACGGCTCGGTGCGGTGATGAGCACCCGTGACAGCCTCCAGGGCCTGCTCGACGCGGTGATGGCGGTTGGTGCGGGGCTTGAGCTCGACTCGACCTTGCAGCGGATTGTCCAGGCGGCGGTCAACCTCGTCGACGCCCGGTACGGCGCGTTGGGCGTGCTCGGCGAGACCGGTGGCCTCGCCCGTTTCGTCAACGTCGGGATCGATCCGAAGCAGCGGGCCATGATGGGGCACCTGCCGGAGGGGCGCGGGCTGCTCGGTCTGCTCATCGAACACCCCGAGCCGATCCGGCTCTCGGACCTCACCCAGCACCCCGCGTCCGTCGGCTTCCCGCCCAACCACCCCGCCATGGGCAGTTTCCTGGGCGTACCGGTCCGCATCCGCGGCGAGGTCTACGGCAACCTGTACCTCACCGAGAAGCGCGGCGACGCCGAGTTCACCGCCGACGACGAGGCCGTGGTCAGCGCACTGGCCTCCGCGGCGAGCGTCGCGGTGGAGAACGCGCGGCTGTTCGAGCGCTCCCGCGAACGCGAGCGCTGGCTCGCCGCGGCCGCCGAGGTCAACGAGGGGTTGCTGCGCGGGGTGTCGCAACGGGAGTCCCTCGACCTGATCGCGCGCCGCGTCGCGGAGCTGACGGATGCTGATTGTGTGCTGATCCTGTTGGAGGCCGAGGAGCTCCTGCGGGTCGGTGCGGCCACCGGTCGGCTGGGGGAGTGGCTGACCGACGCCGAGGTGACCGCGCTCGGCCCGCTGATCGAGGAGACGACCGCCGCCGAGGCGCCCCGGGTGGTCGCCGACCTGGGGGTGGAGACCTCGGGCGGCCGGGTCGCCGACCTGCTCGGCCCCTGCGTGCTGGTCCCGCTCACCGGCACCGGCGGTGTCCTGGTGACCGCCAGGCAGAAGGGCGCGGCCCCGTTCCCCGCCGACCGGGTGCCGCTGCTCGGCTCGTTCGCGGGCCAGGCGGCGGTGGCGCTGGAACTGGCCGAGAAGCAGCGCTCCCAGCGGCTGCTCGACGTCCTGGCCGACCGCGACCGCATCGCCCAGGACCTGCACGACCACGTCATCCAGCGCCTCTACGCGACCGGCATGAGCCTGCAGGGCACGCTGCGCCGCATCGACGACCCCGAGGTCCGCGCCCGCGTGCACCGCTCGGTCGAGCAGTTGGACCAGACCGTCCGCGAGATCCGCACCTCCATCTTCGACCTGCAGGCCGTCGACGACCCCGCCTCCCTGCGCCGCCGCATGCTCGACGCCGTCGCCGAGATCGCCGCCGACCAGCCGGTCACCCCCTCGGTCAGCATGTCCGGCGCCATCGACACCCTGGTCCCGCCCGAGGTCGGCGACCACGCGCTGGCCGCCCTGCGCGAGGCGGTGAGCAACGCCGTGCGGCACAGCCGGGCGAACACCATCACCGTCGTCGTCTCCGCCGCCGACGACCTCGTGGTCGAGGTGATCGACGACGGCAAGGGCATCGGCACCACCACCCGCCGCAGCGGCCTGGAGAACCTCACCCGTCGAGCCCGCCAGTGCCAGGGCACCTGCGAAGCCACCCCCGGCCCCGACGGCATCGGAACCCACCTCCGCTGGCGCGTCCCCCTCGGCTAA
- a CDS encoding response regulator: MGIRVFLVDDHEIVRRGVAELLDYPDIEVVGEAASAGEALVLVPDAKPDVAVLDVRLPDGTGVELCRELRSVMPDLRCLMLTSYADDEALFDAILAGAAGFVLKQVLGTDLVAAVRTVGAGGSLLDPRTTAALLDRIRRERTEDDPIATLTDQERTVFELIGEGLTNRQIGERMFLAEKTVKNYVSHLLAKLNMQRRTQAAVLAAELRRGR; this comes from the coding sequence ATGGGAATCCGGGTGTTCCTCGTCGACGACCACGAGATCGTGCGGCGCGGGGTGGCCGAGCTGCTGGACTACCCGGACATCGAGGTCGTCGGGGAGGCGGCGTCGGCGGGTGAGGCGTTGGTGCTGGTGCCGGACGCCAAGCCGGATGTGGCGGTGCTCGACGTGCGGCTGCCGGACGGGACCGGGGTGGAGCTGTGCCGCGAACTGCGGTCGGTCATGCCGGACCTGCGCTGCCTGATGCTCACCTCCTACGCCGACGACGAGGCCCTGTTCGACGCGATCCTGGCGGGCGCGGCGGGGTTCGTGCTCAAGCAGGTGCTGGGGACCGACCTGGTCGCCGCGGTCCGCACCGTGGGCGCCGGTGGGTCGCTGCTGGACCCGAGGACCACCGCGGCGCTGCTGGACCGGATCCGGCGGGAGCGCACCGAGGACGACCCGATCGCGACGCTGACCGACCAGGAGCGGACGGTGTTCGAGCTGATCGGCGAGGGCTTGACCAACCGGCAGATCGGCGAGCGCATGTTCCTGGCCGAGAAGACCGTCAAGAACTACGTCTCGCACCTGCTGGCCAAGCTCAACATGCAGCGCCGCACCCAGGCCGCCGTACTCGCCGCCGAACTGCGCCGGGGGCGCTGA
- a CDS encoding S1 family peptidase produces MIKRVVGVLATALAAAAVLAAPAGAAAYADFTGIVALDNCSGSVVRPPAAVDSDPALVLTNGHCVKLMGANEVIVNQSSSRSFTLLNGSGQSLGTLRATKLAYATMKNTDAAFYQLSSTYAQIQQQYRSRALDLSATRPAQGTGIQVVSGYWKRIYTCAVDGFAYQLKEGSWTWKDSIRYTRPCNVIGGTSGSPIIDTASGKVVGVNNTINESGGRCTQNNPCEVSQTGQVTVRSGIGYAQQTYDIVACIGPGNQFVLTRPGCTLPR; encoded by the coding sequence ATGATCAAGCGAGTGGTCGGCGTGCTCGCCACCGCACTGGCCGCGGCGGCCGTGCTCGCCGCCCCGGCCGGTGCGGCGGCGTACGCGGACTTCACCGGGATTGTGGCGCTGGACAACTGTTCTGGCTCGGTGGTCCGCCCACCCGCCGCCGTGGACAGCGACCCGGCGCTGGTGCTGACCAACGGGCACTGCGTGAAGCTCATGGGCGCCAACGAGGTCATCGTCAACCAGTCGTCGAGCCGCTCGTTCACCCTGCTCAACGGTTCCGGTCAATCGCTGGGCACGCTGCGGGCCACCAAACTCGCCTACGCCACGATGAAGAACACCGACGCGGCGTTCTACCAGCTCAGCTCGACCTACGCGCAGATCCAGCAGCAGTACCGCTCCCGCGCGCTCGACCTGTCGGCCACCAGGCCCGCGCAGGGCACCGGCATCCAGGTCGTCTCCGGCTACTGGAAGCGGATCTACACCTGCGCGGTGGACGGGTTCGCCTACCAGCTCAAGGAAGGCAGCTGGACCTGGAAGGACTCCATCCGCTACACCCGCCCCTGCAACGTCATCGGCGGCACCTCGGGGTCGCCGATCATCGACACCGCCTCGGGCAAGGTCGTCGGCGTGAACAACACGATCAACGAGAGCGGCGGCCGGTGCACGCAGAACAACCCGTGTGAGGTCTCGCAAACCGGCCAGGTCACCGTCCGGTCCGGGATCGGCTACGCCCAGCAGACCTACGACATCGTGGCCTGCATCGGCCCCGGCAACCAGTTCGTCCTCACCCGCCCAGGCTGCACCCTGCCCCGCTAG